ATGACACTTTTTCGTTTACAAGACATATAGACAGGGAACTTGTCCGTAAAGACTGTTGCAAACGGGCGTACCTGCGCGGCGCATTTCTCGCAGGGGGCTCAGTGAATCATCCGGAGACATCCTCCTACCATCTCGAGATCTTTTCATTTTACGAGGAGCATAATGAGTCGCTGTTGCAGCTGCTTGATTATTTCGGGATTAAGGCGAAGATGATCGAACGGAAAAAAGGATTTGTTCTCTATTTAAAAGAGGGCGAACGTATCAGTGAATTTCTGAACGTCGTGGGTGCACATCAGGCCCTGTTGAAGTTTGAAGATGTCCGGATCATGAAGGACATGCGTAATTCCGTGAACAGACTCGTTAATTGTGAAACAGCAAACTTGAACAAAACCGTTGGGGCAGCGATGCGCCAAGTTGAAAATATTATTCTGATTCGCAACACGGTCGGGCTTGATCAGCTGCCCGAGAGGCTCCAGGAAATCGCAAAACTGAGGATTGAGCATCAGGATATCTCCTTAAAAGAACTCGGTGAGATGCTCGAAGGCAAAGTAAGTAAATCCGGTGTTAACCACCGCATGCGTAAAATAGAGGAATTTGCCAATCAAATCAGAGAGGGAAAGCAGTCAGGACAACGGTAATCCCTGTCTTTTTCCCGTCCGTTGTGAAAGCGGTTTAGCAATGAAAGCAGAGTGAACAGACTATTTTGAGAGAGGATGACGAACCAATGATCGAAAAACACGTAACTGTCAAACGAAAATCAGGACTCCAGGCACGCCCCGCCGCGCTGTTTGTCCAGGAGGCCAACCGATTCGCATCGGATATTTTCATTGAAAAAGACGGGAAATATGTCAATGCCAAGAGCATCATGGGGATCATGAGTCTGGCAGTCGCAGCAAATAAGGACATCATCCTGAAGGTGGATGGCGCAGACGAACAGGAAGCGATGGATGCGCTGATACAGTTCGTGGAAAAGGAAGATTAAGGATTGAACATCGGCATAAGCTTGCCGGTGTTTTTTCTTTTGGCGCCGTTAAAGCCGGATGTGGATACACACGATGCAATCAATAATGAGTGATGACAGAGGTGTTTAAAATAAGAGGACGGGGCTCAACAGTTCATTGACCGATTCGTGCGGCAACCTGTCTGACAGAAAAAAGAAACCCTCAACGATCATGAGGGTTTCACTGATTTGTCTGGCTATTATTTTGTGTCCGGTGTTTTGTCCATGACTTCATCGATGAGGCCGTATTCCTTCGCCTGAGCGGCACTGAGGAAATTGTCACGGTCCGTGTCCTTGCGGATCTGTTCAATATCCTGGCCGGTACGCTCAGCGAGAATCTGATTGAGCTTCTCTTTCATTTCGACGATGCGCTTCGCATGAATCTCAATGTCTGAAGCCTGACCCTGTGCACCACCAAGCGGCTGGTGGATCATGACTTCACTGTTCGGGAGTGCATAACGCTTGCCGGGCTCACCTGCCGTCAGTAGGAAAGCACCCATGGAAGCGGCCATGCCGATGCAGATGGTCTGTACTTTTGGCTTGATAAACTGCATGGTGTCATAAATGGCCATACCCGCAGTGATGGAGCCGCCTGGGCTGTTAATGTAAAGAGAAATGTCTTTATCCGGATCATCCGCTGCCAAAAACAGCAGCTGGGCAACGATGGAGTTGGCCACGTTGTCATCGATCGGGGTTCCGAGCATAATGATGCGGTCTTTCAGGAGGCGTGAATAAATATCATAGGCACGCTCACCGCGGTTCGTTTGTTCAATTACCGTAGGGACTAAATTCATAATGTAATTCCTCCTTTGAAATGGCTGGTTCTTATTCAGGTTGTGTATCCACAGATCTTCAGAAAGATCTGTTTCTGATTCCCATTCTACCTCTAAAGGTCAATGAAGGTCAAATAAGAATGACCAAATGATCCACATTTTCACCTTTTACCTGAATCCTGTTCCTTCAAACGTGAAATCCATCGCATCCGGCACACAAAATACGCAATCATCATGTATAATGTGATAGAGATAGAAATGAAAGCGGAGAGGAGGTTCTGACATTGGATTACGGGATGTATCAGCAACAGTCAATGAAGCTTGTCATGACGACGGAACTGCGTCAGGCGATTACGATATTGCAATTCTCCGCTCAGGACCTCACGGATTATCTGCATGAGCAACAGCTCGAAAACCCCCTCATCGAAATTTCGGATCCGCCGATGACCGAAGAAGCCCGCAGGCGGACGGCGGAAGTGGACATGCCTGAACCCGGGCGCATGCCTTCGGGGAAAAGCGGGGATTCCGATGTGACGGCTCTGGATTTTCTGAGGGAGCCGGAAGAGGGACTGCGGGATCACCTTTTGCATCAGATCCGGATGTCCGAAGCGCCTGAGGCGATTCGGCATATCATGAACTACCTCGCTCTGAGCCTCGACGAGAACGGATATCTTGAGCATGAGATTGACGTCTATGCCGGCGAACTTGGTGAAGAGCCGGGGGATGTGGCGAAAGCGTTGGGCGAGTTGCAACAGCTTGACCCGCCGGGTGTAGGAGCGAGGAATCTTACGGAGTGTCTCCTGATCCAGCTGAACGGGCATGAAGCAAGGGACCCCCTGGCTGAAGCCATTGTCCGGGATCACCTTGATCAGCTTGCCAACAAACAGTTCCAAAAGATCGCAAAAGCGCTTGATGTGGGCGTGGAAGATGTGGAGGTCGTGTCGGATTTCCTCAAGACCCTGAACCCAAAACCGGGAGCGGTCTTTCACAGCACCCCTGCCGAGTACATCACGCCTGATGTGCATGTGATCAAAACGGGTAATGAGCTGGTGGTCAAGCTTGCGGACGGACATTTGCCGCGGATGACGATGAATCGGGAGTATGAGCAGCTTCTCCAAAGCGGCGGCTCAGAGGTTGCTTCATATATGAAACAAAAACAAGAACAGTTTCATTGGATCAAACGAAGCATCCAGCAGCGGCAGGAAACGATACTCAACGTCACGAAGGCAATCGTCCGGCATCAGGAAGATTTCTTTTTGCGGGGAGCCGACTACCTGAAACCCCTGAATCTGAAAACGATCGCCGAAGAGATTGAGGTTCATGAGTCGACGGTCTCACGGGCCACGGTGAAAAAATATGCCCAGACGCCCAAAGGACTTTTTGAACTGAAGTACTTTTTCAGAAGCGGATTTACGGGTGAGGGGGATGATTCAGCGGATAAGGTGAAGCTGTATCTGAAACGGCTCATCGATGAAGAGGAGAAAAAGAAACCTTATTCGGATCAGAAGATTGCCGATCTGCTCGAGGTAAAAGGGATTCAGGTCTCACGGCGCACGGTAGCCAAATACCGTGAAGAGCTGTCGATCCCGTCTTCGTCAAAACGAAAACGGTACACATAAAGAAAACTTGGCTTGTCGCCAAGCCTCGATGGCGACAAGCCGTAGTTGCACTTATACTATAATCCTTTAACGGGGTTAAACATTGCTATAGTATGAAAAAACGCCCTCTGATCCCTGAGGGCGTTTGGTTTGTCTTGCATATTGCGGGAATAAAAAAATGTCACGATGTCCATGCAAGGCAGAAGCTGATACGGCGGTCATCGCGACTGATTTTTCAGATTTTTCACGGATTATTTCACATGTTGTGCTTGATTTACAGCGCAACTGTTGGTACTATTAGAAGTGCAGGTGAGTTCCTGCATCAGCTGAAAATCGACGGTCGATTTCTTTTTTTGAACCGAGTGGGACGTAAAACGTCTACAAGGGACTTAGGTTGTCCCGAAGCTGAAGCCACGTCATAAAGGAGTATGCCGCATGAACATGGTCCTGGATTTACAAAAGAAGCTGCTCCCGGACTTAATCGAGGTAATGGGCAGACGATACCGCATTTTACGCTACATCAGACTGATGCAGCCAATCGGTCGACGTTCGCTTGCATCCAACATTGAAATGTCAGAGCGGGTTCTCCGAAGTGAAGTTACGTTTCTGAAAGAGCAGGGGCTCGTCGCGTTTCAGACGATGGGCATGACGCTCACGGAAGACGGAAGTGATGTACTGGCCCAGCTCGAAGTGGTTATGAAGGAAGTATTTGACGTCCGGTCGATGGAAGAAGAGTTAAAAGAAAAGCTCGGTGTCAAAGACGTTCATATCGTTCCCGGTGACAGTGACGAATATCCGTGGGTCCTGAAAGAAATGGGCCGCGCGACCGTTAATGTGATGAAGCGTCATTTGCTTCCGGAACGAAACATCATCGCCGTTACCGGCGGCCGTTCCATTGCGAACGTAGCTGATATGCTTATTCCCGATACAGACCTGAAAGAAACCCTCTTCGTTCCGGCAAGAGGCGGTCTTGGTGAACAGGTGGAAAATCAGGCTAATACGATCTGTGCCACCATGGCACGAAAAGCGATGGGTAAGTACCGGCTTCTCCACGTCCCTGACCAGCTTGGACGTGACGCCTACGAATCTCTGATCTACGATCCTGTGATCAAAGAAATTCTTGAGCTGATCCGTTCTTCTACAATGGTTGTTCACGGAATCGGTGAAGCGATGGCGATGGCGGAGAGACGCAACACGAGTCAGGAAGTGCTCGCCAAGCTCAAGGACACAAAGGCAGTCGCAGAAGCGTTCGGGTATTACTTTAACGCTGACGGAGAGATCGTGCATAAAGTACTGACGATCGGCCTGCAGCTTGAAGACCTCGATCACATCCCGACAGTCGTATCTGTGGCCGGAGGCAAGACGAAAGCAAATGCGATTCGTGCTTACATGAAACGAAGGCCCAATCAGGTGCTGGTCACCGATGAGGGCGCAGCAAAAGAAATCTTAACAAAATTGTAAGTTTATAATCCTTGAAGTAAGAGAATAGGTTATACTGTATGACTTCAAGAGTTTCCTGTTAAGGCATTGAAACTCTTTGAATATAAAACTTTGGTTTTACTATATTAAAGGAGGAATTTTATTATGGCTACAAAGATTGGTATTAACGGTTTTGGACGTATTGGACGCGTGGTGTTCCGCGAGGCGCTGAACAATCCGGAAGTTGAGGTTGTTGCAGTAAACGACCTGACAGATGCGAATATG
This genomic window from [Bacillus] selenitireducens MLS10 contains:
- the clpP gene encoding ATP-dependent Clp endopeptidase proteolytic subunit ClpP, whose protein sequence is MNLVPTVIEQTNRGERAYDIYSRLLKDRIIMLGTPIDDNVANSIVAQLLFLAADDPDKDISLYINSPGGSITAGMAIYDTMQFIKPKVQTICIGMAASMGAFLLTAGEPGKRYALPNSEVMIHQPLGGAQGQASDIEIHAKRIVEMKEKLNQILAERTGQDIEQIRKDTDRDNFLSAAQAKEYGLIDEVMDKTPDTK
- the whiA gene encoding DNA-binding protein WhiA, with amino-acid sequence MSFASVTKKELTQLESDECCAKAELAAMIRMNGSVHIRNMQVSLDVQTENAAIARRIYTLLKKVYQVHVELLVRKKMRLKKNNVYVVRIGREARGLLEDLKIVDDTFSFTRHIDRELVRKDCCKRAYLRGAFLAGGSVNHPETSSYHLEIFSFYEEHNESLLQLLDYFGIKAKMIERKKGFVLYLKEGERISEFLNVVGAHQALLKFEDVRIMKDMRNSVNRLVNCETANLNKTVGAAMRQVENIILIRNTVGLDQLPERLQEIAKLRIEHQDISLKELGEMLEGKVSKSGVNHRMRKIEEFANQIREGKQSGQR
- a CDS encoding sugar-binding transcriptional regulator, translating into MNMVLDLQKKLLPDLIEVMGRRYRILRYIRLMQPIGRRSLASNIEMSERVLRSEVTFLKEQGLVAFQTMGMTLTEDGSDVLAQLEVVMKEVFDVRSMEEELKEKLGVKDVHIVPGDSDEYPWVLKEMGRATVNVMKRHLLPERNIIAVTGGRSIANVADMLIPDTDLKETLFVPARGGLGEQVENQANTICATMARKAMGKYRLLHVPDQLGRDAYESLIYDPVIKEILELIRSSTMVVHGIGEAMAMAERRNTSQEVLAKLKDTKAVAEAFGYYFNADGEIVHKVLTIGLQLEDLDHIPTVVSVAGGKTKANAIRAYMKRRPNQVLVTDEGAAKEILTKL
- a CDS encoding HPr family phosphocarrier protein gives rise to the protein MIEKHVTVKRKSGLQARPAALFVQEANRFASDIFIEKDGKYVNAKSIMGIMSLAVAANKDIILKVDGADEQEAMDALIQFVEKED
- the rpoN gene encoding RNA polymerase factor sigma-54, with translation MDYGMYQQQSMKLVMTTELRQAITILQFSAQDLTDYLHEQQLENPLIEISDPPMTEEARRRTAEVDMPEPGRMPSGKSGDSDVTALDFLREPEEGLRDHLLHQIRMSEAPEAIRHIMNYLALSLDENGYLEHEIDVYAGELGEEPGDVAKALGELQQLDPPGVGARNLTECLLIQLNGHEARDPLAEAIVRDHLDQLANKQFQKIAKALDVGVEDVEVVSDFLKTLNPKPGAVFHSTPAEYITPDVHVIKTGNELVVKLADGHLPRMTMNREYEQLLQSGGSEVASYMKQKQEQFHWIKRSIQQRQETILNVTKAIVRHQEDFFLRGADYLKPLNLKTIAEEIEVHESTVSRATVKKYAQTPKGLFELKYFFRSGFTGEGDDSADKVKLYLKRLIDEEEKKKPYSDQKIADLLEVKGIQVSRRTVAKYREELSIPSSSKRKRYT